From a single Brassica napus cultivar Da-Ae chromosome C9, Da-Ae, whole genome shotgun sequence genomic region:
- the LOC106380435 gene encoding leucine-rich repeat receptor-like serine/threonine-protein kinase RGI4: MGFFASQSQRTSLSLSLSLYRFFFSSSSSSLSFSSSSSSSSPMPRNPRFCFFLFLFLNSSVFFFIPCFSVDEQGEALLSWKSKLNISGDALSSWNAAESNPCKWVGIRCNARGQVSEIQLQVMDFQGPLPAKNLLQLKSLTSLSLASVNLTGFIPKELGDLSELEVLDLADNSLSGEIPVEIFKLKKLKTLSFNTNNLEGVIPSELGNLTNLVELTLFDNKLAGEIPRSIGELKNLQIFRAGGNKNLRGELPWEIGNCESLVTLGLAETSLSGKLPASIGNLKHVQTIALYTSLLSGPIPDEIGNCTELQNLYLYQNSISGSIPTTLGGLKKLQSLLLWQNNLVGKIPAELGNCPELFLIDLSENLLTGNIPRSFGNLPNLQELQLSVNQLSGTIPEELANCTKLTHLEIDNNRISGEIPPFKLTSLTMFFAWSNQLTGKIPDSLSQCEELQAIDLSYNGLSGSIPSGVFQLRNLTKLLLLSNNLSGFIPPEIGNCTNLYRLRLNGNRLAGNIPAEIGNLKNLNFIDISENRLIGNIPTAISGCESLEFLDFHSNGLTGSLPGSLPKNLQFIDFSDNSLTGSLPSGIGSLTELTKLNLAKNRLSGEIPREISSCRSLQLLNLGDNGFTGEIPDEIGRIPTLAISLNLSCNSFAGEIPSRFSSLVNLGTLDISHNKLAGNLNVLADLQNLVSLNISFNEFSGELPNTLFFRKLPLSVLESNRGLFISTRPDNETQTRHRSAVKLAMSILVAASVVLVLMAVYTLVKAQRVAGKQEELDTWEVTLYQKLDFSIDDIVKNLTSANVIGTGSSGVVYRVTIPSGETLAVKKMWSKEETGAFNSEINTLGSIRHRNIIRLLGWCSNKNLKLLFYDYLPNGSLSSLLHGAGKGRGGADWEARYDVVLGVAHALAYLHHDCLPPILHGDVKAMNVLLGSRFEPFLADFGLAKPVSCDENTDIDSSKSSNQPPLAGSYGYMAPEHASMQRITEKSDVYSFGVVLLEVLTGKHPLDPDLPGGAHLVQWVRDHLAKKKAPGEILDPRLRGRADPIMHEMLQTFAVAFLCVSNKAADRPMMKDIVAMLKEIRQLDVGRSENDMMKGGKCEKWQPQPLPPEKFVTPRGSSNCSFAFSDEYV, translated from the exons ATGGGGTTCTTCGCTTCACAATCCCAAcgcacttctctctctctctctctctctctctaccgcttcttcttctcctcctcctcttcctccctctctttctcttcctcttcctcttcctcttcaccaATGCCACGTAACCCTAGATTCtgcttcttcctctttcttttcttaaactcctctgttttcttcttcatccccTGTTTCTCTGTAGACGAACAAGGAGAAGCTCTGCTCTCATGGAAATCAAAGCTAAACATCTCCGGAGACGCCTTATCTTCTTGGAACGCCGCGGAATCAAATCCTTGCAAATGGGTCGGAATCAGATGCAACGCGAGAGGCCAAGTCTCGGAGATACAGCTCCAAGTCATGGACTTTCAAGGTCCTTTACCGGCGAAGAATCTCTTGCAGCTAAAGTCTCTGACTTCACTCAGTTTAGCCTCCGTGAATCTCACCGGTTTCATCCCTAAGGAGCTCGGAGACTTGTCAGAGCTCGAAGTTCTCGATTTGGCCGATAACTCTCTCTCCGGCGAAATCCCTGTCGAAATCTTCAAGCTCAAGAAACTCAAGACTCTGTCTTTCAACACCAACAATCTGGAAGGTGTGATCCCTTCGGAGCTAGGGAACCTTACTAACCTCGTCGAGCTCACTCTCTTCGACAACAAACTCGCCGGAGAGATTCCAAGGAGTATCGGAGAGCTCAAGAATCTTCAAATCTTCCGTGCAGGCGGGAACAAGAATCTAAGAGGAGAGCTTCCTTGGGAGATTGGTAACTGCGAGAGCCTCGTGACGTTAGGTCTCGCCGAGACAAGTCTCTCCGGTAAACTTCCGGCGTCGATCGGAAACCTGAAACACGTTCAGACAATAGCTTTGTACACGTCACTCTTGTCCGGTCCAATCCCCGATGAGATTGGGAACTGCACGGAGCTTCAAAACCTCTACTTGTACCAAAACTCAATCTCCGGTTCGATTCCGACAACATTGGGTGGTCTCAAGAAGCTTCAGAGTCTTCTCCTATGGCAGAACAACCTCGTCGGAAAAATCCCAGCGGAGCTCGGGAACTGTCCGGAGCTTTTCCTCATCGACTTATCCGAAAATCTCCTCACCGGAAACATACCGAGAAGCTTTGGAAACCTCCCCAATCTCCAGGAGCTTCAGCTCAGCGTTAACCAGCTTTCCGGTACAATCCCTGAAGAGCTAGCGAACTGTACGAAGCTGACGCATTTGGAGATCGACAACAACAGAATCTCCGGGGAGATTCCGCCGTTCAAATTAACAAGCTTGACGATGTTCTTCGCGTGGTCGAACCAGTTAACCGGAAAGATACCGGATAGTCTTTCTCAGTGCGAAGAGCTTCAAGCCATCGATCTCTCTTACAACGGCCTCTCCGGTTCGATTCCCAGCGGAGTCTTCCAGCTACGTAACCTcaccaagcttcttcttctctctaacAACTTGTCTGGATTCATACCACCGGAGATTGGCAACTGCACGAATCTCTACCGGCTTCGACTCAACGGAAACAGACTCGCGGGGAATATTCCGGCGGAGATTGGGAATCTGAAAAACCTCAACTTCATCGATATAAGCGAGAATCGTCTCATCGGAAATATACCAACGGCAATCTCCGGTTGCGAAAGCCTTGAGTTTCTCGATTTTCATTCCAACGGTTTAACCGGTTCGCTACCCGGTTCGCTTCCGAAGAATCTGCAATTCATTGACTTCTCCGATAATTCGCTAACCGGTTCTCTACCATCCGGTATCGGTTCATTAACCGAGCTCACGAAGCTGAATCTCGCGAAGAATCGTCTCTCCGGCGAGATCCCCAGAGAAATATCTTCTTGCCGGAGCCTCCAGCTTCTCAACCTCGGCGACAATGGCTTCACCGGTGAAATCCCTGACGAGATAGGCCGTATCCCGACCCTCGCGATATCTCTGAACCTGAGCTGCAACTCCTTCGCCGGAGAGATCCCGTCGCGGTTTTCTAGCCTCGTCAATCTCGGAACCCTCGACATCTCTCACAACAAACTCGCCGGAAACCTAAACGTCTTGGCTGATCTGCAGAACCTCGTCTCACTCAACATCTCATTCAACGAATTCTCCGGTGAGCTACCAAACACACTGTTTTTCAGGAAACTCCCGCTCTCTGTTCTCGAATCCAACAGAGGACTCTTTATCTCCACCCGACCCGATAACGAGACCCAAACCCGACACCGCTCCGCTGTTAAACTAGCCATGTCGATTCTTGTCGCAGCAAGCGTCGTCCTCGTTCTCATGGCGGTTTACACTCTCGTCAAAGCGCAACGGGTCGCCGGAAAACAAGAGGAGTTAGATACGTGGGAAGTGACTCTCTATCAGAAACTGGACTTCTCCATCGACGATATCGTAAAGAACTTGACGTCGGCTAACGTGATCGGAACCGGAAGCTCCGGCGTAGTTTACAGAGTAACGATCCCGTCGGGAGAAACTCTAGCCGTGAAAAAGATGTGGTCGAAGGAAGAGACCGGAGCGTTTAACTCGGAGATCAACACTCTCGGATCGATCCGACATCGGAACATAATACGTCTCTTGGGTTGGTGTTCGAATAAGAATCTAAAACTCTTGTTTTACGATTATCTCCCCAACGGAAGTTTAAGCTCTCTGCTTCACGGCGCTGGTAAAGGAAGAGGAGGAGCTGATTGGGAAGCTCGATACGATGTCGTTTTGGGAGTTGCACATGCACTGGCTTATCTCCACCATGATTGCCTCCCTCCGATCCTACACGGCGACGTTAAAGCTATGAATGTCTTATTAGGTTCCCGGTTTGAACCGTTCTTAGCCGACTTCGGTTTAGCCAAACCCGTCTCCTGTGATGAAAATACCGATATAGATTCATCAAAATCAAGTAACCAGCCTCCGTTAGCTGGATCTTACGGTTACATGGCTCCAG AACATGCGTCCATGCAACGTATAACCGAAAAGAGCGATGTGTATAGTTTCGGAGTGGTACTATTGGAAGTGTTAACCGGAAAGCATCCACTGGATCCGGATCTACCAGGAGGTGCACATTTGGTTCAATGGGTGAGAGATCATCTAGCCAAGAAGAAGGCTCCAGGAGAAATCCTCGACCCTAGGCTCCGTGGACGAGCCGATCCAATAATGCATGAGATGCTCCAAACGTTTGCGGTCGCATTCCTCTGCGTGAGCAATAAGGCAGCTGATAGACCTATGATGAAAGATATTGTGGCGATGCTTAAAGAGATTAGGCAGCTTGACGTCGGACGATCCGAAAACGATATGATGAAAGGCGGAAAATGCGAGAAATGGCAACCGCAGCCGTTGCCGCCGGAGAAGTTTGTCACTCCTCGAGGTTCATCTAATTGTTCGTTTGCGTTTTCGGATGAATACGTATAG